Genomic window (Sphingosinicella microcystinivorans):
AAGGCGTTCGCGCTCGCCTACAGCGACGTGGAGAAGGCGTTCGAGCTGTTCCTGCGCGAAATCCCGGCGGACCGGAAGATCATCCTCGCGGGTCACAGCCAGGGGTCGCTGCACCTCGTCTCGCTGCTCGCGCAGAAGATCGCCGGCACGCCGGTCGCGGACCGCATCGTCGCGGCGTACCTGATCGGCTGGCCGATCTCGATCGAGGCGGACCTCCCGGCGCTCGGCCTCAAGCCCTGCGAGACGCCGGAGGAGACGCGCTGCATCATCGCGTACCAGAGCTATGCCGAGCCCGCGCAGCCGGAATCGATCTTCAATCCGTTCTACACGACCACCGGCCTCACCGGCGAACCGCGCAAGGACACGCACCTGCTCTGCACCGATCCGCTCGCCGGGCCGACGCTGCCGCTTGCGGTGGGTGCGGAGGAAGACGAAACGGTGACGGCGGAGGACGACGACGCGCCGGCGGCGGAGAATCCCGTCGATGAGGCCGTGGCCCAGACAGACGGCGCCCCGGCGGCCAAGCCCGATCCCTACGGCGCGGCCCGCAACCTCGGCACGCTGATCCCGTTCGACGAAACCTACGAAGACGCGGCGCTGGAAGCGGGCGTCGTCGGCGCGCAGTGCATGGAGAAGGGCTATCTCAGCATCGGCGAGAAGCCGCCGAAGGCGCTGCGCTCCTACGTGCTGCCCGGCAACAACTACCACGTCTACGACTATCCGCTGTTCTGGGCGAACCTGCGCACGGACGCCGAACGCCGCACGCAGGCGGCGCTGACGGCGCCCGCCGCGCCCCCCCGACGCACGAAATGAGCACGCGCTCGGCCGCCGATTTCGCGGCGGCGCTTCCTTCGGGCGGCGTCCTCGCGGGCCTCGACCTCGGCACCAAGACCGTCGGCGTCGCCTTCTGCGACGCCGAATGGCGCTTCGCGAGCCCCGCCGAGACCATCGCCCGCCGCAAGCAGACGCAGGACTTCGCCGAACTCCGCCGCCTCGCAGGCGGCCGCGCGCTTGCCGGGATCGTGCTCGGCTATCCCGTGAACATGGACGGCTCGGACGGCCCGCGCGCGCAGGCGACGCGCGCCTTCGCCCGCGCGCTGGAGGCCGAGTTCGCCCTCCCCGTCCTCCTCTGGGACGAGCGCCTCTCCACCGCCGCCGTCACCCGCGAGATGATCGCCGCGGACATGAGCCGCGCCAAGCGCGCCGAACGCGTCGACGCCCTCGCCGCCGCCCACATCCTGCAAGCCGCCATCGACGCGCTGGCGCTGGCGGCCTAGCCGCGCGCCGCATCCTCCCGGTCGAGCGCCACCAGCGACGCGCCCTTCGTCTCGCGCATCACCAGCGCCGCGATCAGGCTCACCGCCCCGGCGATCAGGATATACACGGCGATCGGCCACCACGTGCCGTACTCGCGCAGCAGCGCGGTGCCGATCAGCGGCGCCCACGATCCGGCGACGATCGCCGTCAGCTGGTAGCCGAGCGAGACGCCCGAATAGCGCATCCGCGTCGGGAACATCTCGGTCATGATCGCGGGCTGCGCCGCGTACATCAGCGCGTGGACGATCATCCCGGCCATGATGGCCGCCAGCACCACCGCCGTCGCACCCGTGTCGAGCATCGGAAAGGCCGCGAACGGCCACGCCATCGTCAGCAGCGCGCCGAGCAGGTAGACGGGCCGCCGCCCGACCCTGTCCGCCGCGCGCCCGACCGCGGGAATGACGAACACGTGCAGGATGTGCGCGAAGAACAGCAGCGTCAGGATGCGCGTGGTGTCGGTGCCCCGGTGCGACAGGTAGGTGATCGAGAAGGTGACGACCATGTAGTAGAGGATGTTCTCGCCGAAGCGCAGGCCCATCGCCGTGAACACGCCGCGCGGATAGCACCGGAACACCTCCGTGAGCCCGTAGCCGGTGTGCGCCTTCTCCTCCATCTCGGCCTTGGCGGCTTCGAAGATCGGCGAGTCCGTCACCTGCGTGCGGATGTAGTAGCCGATCGCGACGATCACGACGGAGAGCCAGAACCCCACGCGCCAGCCCCACGACAGGAACGCCTCCTCGGAAAGCGTGGCGGAGAGCACGAGCAGAACCACCGTCGCGGCGAGGTTGCCGAGCGGCACCGCCGCCTGCGGGAAGCTGCCCCAGAAGGCGCGGCTGCGGTTCGGGCTGTGCTCGGTGACGAGCAGCACCGCACCGCCCCACTCGCCGCCGAGCGCGAAGCCCTGGATGAAGCGCAATGTCACCAGCAGCAGCGGCGCCCAGTAGCCGATCGCATGAAACGACGGCAGGCAGCCCATCAGGAACGTCGAAAGCCCGATCAGCACGAGGCTGAATTGCAGCAGCGACTTGCGCCCCACCTTGTCGCCGATATGGCCGAACACCACGCCCCCGAGCGGCCGCGCAATGAAGCCCACGGCGTAGGTCGCGAACGCCGCGATGATGCCGTCCAGTTCGTTGCCCGTATCGGGGAAGAACAGCTTGCCGAACACCAGCGTCGCGACGGTGCCGTAGAGGAAGAACTCGTACCATTCGACGACCGTCCCGGCCATCGAGGCCCCCACGACCTTCTTCAGATACGGCAGATCGGCGGTTTCCTCGTGCTTCATCGGCGCTCCCCTTGGCTGAGGGGCGTGCCCCGCACCGGCCGCAGCGTCAAGCCTGCACGTTTGCAGGGCGAAACGCCTGCCCTGCAGCGTCCCGCCTGATGTAGGGGTGGTCTCGGGCGGCCCCGCGCCCGCACCACGGAAAGTCACACTGGAATTTTTCGGGCATCCGCATGAACATCGTAACCTTCCGGACCTCTTGCCGCAGCGCCCGCGCGCGTCTAAAGGCTCGGGCTTAATGACATCGCTACCCGAACCCGCTCCGCTTCCGGCCGTGCCGCCGGGGGCGCATCCCTTTCCGCACGCGCATCTGCTTGGAATCGAAGGCCTGAAGCCGTGGGAGATCGGCTTCCTGCTCGGCGAGGCCGAACACTGGGTCACGCTCGGCCGCAGCGCGCACAAGCGCGACGACCGGCTGGCCAGCCTCACCCAGATCAACGCCTTCTTCGAAAACTCGACGCGCACGCTGCTGTCGTTCGAGATCGCCGGCAAGCGCCTCGGCGCGGACGTGGTCAATATGGCCGTGCAATCGTCCTCGATGAAGAAGGGCGAGACGCTGCTCGACACGGCGCTGACGCTGAACGCCATGCACCCGGACGTGATCGTCATCCGCCACGACGCCTCCGGCGCGGTCGCGCTCATCGCCTCCAAGGTCGATTGCCCGGTGCTGAACGCGGGCGACGGCCGCCACGAGCACCCGACGCAGGCGCTGCTCGACGCGCTCACCATCCGCCGCCGCAAGGGTCGCATCGAGGGGCTGAAGGTCGCGATCTGCGGCGACATATTGCACAGCCGCGTCGCCCGCTCGAACTTCCACCTGCTCGCCGCGCTCGGCGCCGAGGTGCGCGCGGTCGCGCCGCCGACGCTGATGCCCGCCGGGGTCGAGCGTTTCGGGGTCGCCGCCTTCACCGACATGGACGCGGGGCTGGAAGGCGCGGACGTCATCATGATGCTCCGCCTCCAGCGCGAGCGCATGGCGGGGGCCTACGTCCCTTCGGAACGGGAGTATTTCCATTTCTTCGGCCTCACCGCGAAGCGCCTCGCGACGGCGGGCGACAACGTGCTCGTCATGCACCCCGGCCCGATGAACCGGGGCGTCGAGATCGAATCGCAGGTCGCCGACGACATCGCCCGCTCCGCGATCACCGAGCAGGTCGAGATGGGCGTCGCCGTCCGCATGGCCTGCCTCGACGTGCTGACGCGCGCCCGACGCGGGGTTCCGGGCTGGGAGACGCACGCATGAGGCCGCTCGCGATTCTCGGCGCCCGCGTCATCGACCCCGCGCGCGGGACGAACACGGCGGCGGACATCCTCATCGCGGATCGCGCCGTCGCGGCGGTCGGCAAGCCCGAAATCCCGTCCGACGCGCAGCGCATCGACGCGTCGGGCCTCGTCGCCGCGCCCGGCCTTGTCGACGCGGGCGTGTTCAAATCGGAACCGGCGGCGTTCCTCGCGGGGGGCATCACCCGCACGCTGCTGATGCCCGACCAGTCGCCCGTAATCGACGATCCCGCGCTCGCCGAGCGCGCGCAGCGGATCGGCAAGCCGCACGTCTGGGTGCACCCGCTCGCCGCCGCGACGCGCGGCCTTGCCGGAAGCGAGCTGGCCGAGGTGGCGCTGATGAAGGCGGCGGGTGCGGTCGGCATCGCCACCGGGCGTCGGCAGATCGCCTCGGCAGCCGTCATGCACCGGCTGCTGCAATATGCCGCCGCGTTCGATCTCGTCACCGTGGTTCACGCCGAGGACGCCGCCCTCACCGAAGGCGCGGAAGCGACGACGGGGGAGACCGCGACCCGGCTCGGCCTCGCCTCCGCCCCCGCAATCGCTGAGGCCGTCGCCATCGCGCGCGACGTGCGGCTCGCCGAGGCGGCGGGCGCGCGGCTCCATATCCATCAGGTGACGACCGCCGAGGGGCTGGACGTGATCCGCGCCGCGCGCGCGCGCGGCGCGCGCATCACCTGCGGCACGGCGCCCGCCTATCTGCTGCTGAACGACGAGGCCGTCACCGGCTATCGCACCTTCACGCGCCTGTCGCCGCCGCTCCGCGCCGAGGACGACCGCCGCGCGCTGCTCGGCGGTCTTGCGGACGGCACCATCGACTGCCTCACCTCGGCGCACGACCCGCGCGGGCAGGACGAGAAGCGGCTTCCGTTCGCGCAGGCGATGCCCGGCATGTCCGGCGCGGAGACGCTGCTGGCGCTGGCCGTTTCGGCGGGCGAGAACGCGGGCGTGCCCCTCTCCCGCCTGATCGCGATGATGAGCGCGACGCCGGCCGCGATCTTCGGCGTGCCGGGCGGAAACCTCGGCGTGGGCGCGCCTGCCGACATCGTGCTGTTCGATCCGGGCGCGCCGTGGCGCATCGACGCGTCGAAGTTCGTCTCGGCGGGCGACAACACGCCGTTCGACGGGCTTCCCGTGCAGGGCCGCGTGAGATGGACCGTGAAAGGCGGCGAGATCGCCTTCGCGGGCTGATCAGGCTTTCTTGGAGGACGTCGCTTCCGGCGCACCCGTACCCTTGCGGACGAAGCAGCTGTAGCCCTCGGCCTTGAGGTTCCGGCAGAGGTCGACCGCCTCGGTGACGTTCGCGAACGAGCCGATGGCGAGGCGGTGGTAGGTCGCGCCCTTCACTTCGATCTGGCTGCGGATCGGATCGAACTCGCCGAGCGCGCTGTTCTTGCGCACGAGCGTCTTCCAGCCGGCGTTCAGG
Coding sequences:
- a CDS encoding DUF3089 domain-containing protein; this translates as MAARRFLAIIAALIILAIAGTFAYRLFAPYLMRAAFVPEVSFAESPKPPPTFYDRADAWLARPGIPADVVRWTPEGYSPAPKPAVAVFYVHPTTYLRGDRWNAPIALTGDPRFRQTVFLKSQASVFNGIGEVWAPKYRQATFGAFLSLGEPDSAKAFALAYSDVEKAFELFLREIPADRKIILAGHSQGSLHLVSLLAQKIAGTPVADRIVAAYLIGWPISIEADLPALGLKPCETPEETRCIIAYQSYAEPAQPESIFNPFYTTTGLTGEPRKDTHLLCTDPLAGPTLPLAVGAEEDETVTAEDDDAPAAENPVDEAVAQTDGAPAAKPDPYGAARNLGTLIPFDETYEDAALEAGVVGAQCMEKGYLSIGEKPPKALRSYVLPGNNYHVYDYPLFWANLRTDAERRTQAALTAPAAPPRRTK
- the ruvX gene encoding Holliday junction resolvase RuvX — its product is MSTRSAADFAAALPSGGVLAGLDLGTKTVGVAFCDAEWRFASPAETIARRKQTQDFAELRRLAGGRALAGIVLGYPVNMDGSDGPRAQATRAFARALEAEFALPVLLWDERLSTAAVTREMIAADMSRAKRAERVDALAAAHILQAAIDALALAA
- a CDS encoding MFS transporter; amino-acid sequence: MKHEETADLPYLKKVVGASMAGTVVEWYEFFLYGTVATLVFGKLFFPDTGNELDGIIAAFATYAVGFIARPLGGVVFGHIGDKVGRKSLLQFSLVLIGLSTFLMGCLPSFHAIGYWAPLLLVTLRFIQGFALGGEWGGAVLLVTEHSPNRSRAFWGSFPQAAVPLGNLAATVVLLVLSATLSEEAFLSWGWRVGFWLSVVIVAIGYYIRTQVTDSPIFEAAKAEMEEKAHTGYGLTEVFRCYPRGVFTAMGLRFGENILYYMVVTFSITYLSHRGTDTTRILTLLFFAHILHVFVIPAVGRAADRVGRRPVYLLGALLTMAWPFAAFPMLDTGATAVVLAAIMAGMIVHALMYAAQPAIMTEMFPTRMRYSGVSLGYQLTAIVAGSWAPLIGTALLREYGTWWPIAVYILIAGAVSLIAALVMRETKGASLVALDREDAARG
- a CDS encoding aspartate carbamoyltransferase catalytic subunit; the protein is MTSLPEPAPLPAVPPGAHPFPHAHLLGIEGLKPWEIGFLLGEAEHWVTLGRSAHKRDDRLASLTQINAFFENSTRTLLSFEIAGKRLGADVVNMAVQSSSMKKGETLLDTALTLNAMHPDVIVIRHDASGAVALIASKVDCPVLNAGDGRHEHPTQALLDALTIRRRKGRIEGLKVAICGDILHSRVARSNFHLLAALGAEVRAVAPPTLMPAGVERFGVAAFTDMDAGLEGADVIMMLRLQRERMAGAYVPSEREYFHFFGLTAKRLATAGDNVLVMHPGPMNRGVEIESQVADDIARSAITEQVEMGVAVRMACLDVLTRARRGVPGWETHA
- a CDS encoding dihydroorotase — encoded protein: MRPLAILGARVIDPARGTNTAADILIADRAVAAVGKPEIPSDAQRIDASGLVAAPGLVDAGVFKSEPAAFLAGGITRTLLMPDQSPVIDDPALAERAQRIGKPHVWVHPLAAATRGLAGSELAEVALMKAAGAVGIATGRRQIASAAVMHRLLQYAAAFDLVTVVHAEDAALTEGAEATTGETATRLGLASAPAIAEAVAIARDVRLAEAAGARLHIHQVTTAEGLDVIRAARARGARITCGTAPAYLLLNDEAVTGYRTFTRLSPPLRAEDDRRALLGGLADGTIDCLTSAHDPRGQDEKRLPFAQAMPGMSGAETLLALAVSAGENAGVPLSRLIAMMSATPAAIFGVPGGNLGVGAPADIVLFDPGAPWRIDASKFVSAGDNTPFDGLPVQGRVRWTVKGGEIAFAG